Below is a window of Hydrogenimonas sp. DNA.
CTGCAGTTAAGGTTTTGTGCGTTAATACTATTTATATAACCGCCAAGAAAAACTTTGATTTTTTTCATTTCGCAACCTCTGGTAAATTTAATGCTTCAAAAAAAGTGTTCTCTTTCAAAGGTGTATAGCAGTAATTGAACCAATCGAAAACCTTTTCACTTTCATTTTCGTATCTTCCAGGTTTTTCAAGATATTCTGATATTTTACCGATAATCTTATCATCATCTAGAGGCTCAATTGGATATTTGTAATATTCCTGGTACAGGAAGGCTTTTGAGTCCGTGGTATTCCATAACAGAGTAGGTATTCCTCTCGCAGCCGCATCGAAAACTACCGTGGAAAATAGTGTAATATGAATAAAGCAGTTTTCAAGAGCATCGTCCAAGGTGCCGTCGAACAGTTCGGTAAATTTAAAATTGTACAGTGATGAGTCGTCGTATTCGGGTGAATAGCGAGGATGCCTTTTAAAGATGATTTTTAGTCCATTGGTGGTAAAAAACTCGGAATGCCTGTTTAAAAACCGATTTATCACTTTGACCCAGTTGCGATCTCTTTTAGGCTCGTCACCGGCAATCTGCAGAGAGAAGAGAATGTTTTTTTTCTCAGGGTTCACTTTCCTCTCATGTTTTTCAATATGTTTGCCTATTACATAGGTATGATTTTTATAGTAGTCCGAATCTGTATATTCGATTAGTATCTCTTTGAACAGCCGGCTGTAAAGAAGAAGGTTGACACTGTTTTTATATATATGGTCCGGCACTCTTTTTTCTTCTGAAATGTAGCCATCGTGTGACGGATATATTATTCCGTGCTGGTAGTCGAAAATCCTGGCGTTTTTGTCCATTCCATGAAAAAACCCGACCATACTGTTCGATAAGACAATGACGTTATCATATTGAAGTTTTCTAAGCAGTAGATTTTTTATTTTATCTGCTATGTATGACTCTTTTTCATAAAAGTCTTTGAAGTGTTTTGCGGGCAGGATCTTTCTTAGGACAAGTATAATTAAAAAAATAAAATCGAACGGTACGGCTTTGTCACTGCGAGTAACTGCTCTGTCCAAAACAGGCTCCTCCAATATCAGATAGGAAATATCATGACGGTCGCAAATTTCATACAGAGGTTCAAAGAACTCATTCTTTTTGGATTCAGATCTATTGAAATGTGCAGGATAATAGAAGAGTATGTTGTAACTATTTTTCTTCAATATATTTTTTACACAAAAAAGGAACGATCTGCCCAACTTCAGGTTTTTAAGCATAAGTATTTTTTTCAGCATCTTTACGGCAGCCGTTCAGAGATAAATTTTCAAGAAAAGTGACTCCACTGAAGAACGGTATCTTCAGAAATGTCCTGTGCCGCTTTTTTACCTACGATTTCGTCGATATATTTCGGGCTTACACCGTGGGCAGGCCGCTTGAAAGTGAGATCATCTTCGGTTATTACATCTCCTTTTTTTATATCTCTTTTTGCCACGAGGCTTCTTCTGGCATTACGCCGTGCCGGTTCTTCATCTTTGAGCGCCTTTATTTCGAAGCTGCCCAGCAGTTTGAAGATATGTTCTAGTTTTTCGTTGAATAGTTTCAGATCTTCCTTGTCCATAGCGTGGTAGTGGTCGTTACCGGGCAGTGTCTTGTCAAAAGTGAAATGTTTTTCTAAAATCACCGCTCCAAGTAGTGTTGCAGTCTGGAGTGTACTCATATCTTTCGGAAGTGTGTGATCGGAGTAGCCTATGATACACTTGTTTCCGAAATAGTTGTAGAGTCCTTTTACCATTCCCAGGTTTGCATTCTCGTCCGGAGTGGGGTAGTTCAGGACACAATGCAGGAGTGCGAGAGGATTGCCTAAATCAGTTATCCACTCCTTCGCTTCGGCTATCTCGTGCAGTGAACTGGCCCCTGTCGATAGAATGACGGGTTTGTTGAATTTGCATATATGTTGTATAAAAGGTTTGTTGGTTATATCTGAAGACGAAATTTTGTAAACATCCATCAAATCATTCAAAAAGTCAGCCGACTCTATGTCGAATGGTGTGGACATGAACTCTATATCTGCACTGTCGCAATACTTTTTCAACTCTTCGAACTCATTTTTCCAGAAGCTGTCATGTTTTTTGAAAAGCTCATACTGGCTCTTCGTCGGCTCTTTGGTCGTGTCCCAGTATGCAGGGGAGTCTTTGGATGCCAGGGTTTTAGCTTTATAGCTTTGAAATTTTATGGCATCTGCGCCTCCCTCTTTGGCTTCATCTACCAGTCTTTTCGCAAGATTCATACTCCCTTCGTGATTTACTCCTGCTTCGGCTATTATGTATGGGCGCTTTATTTTAAAATCACAGTAGTCGTGGTTTTCAAACAGTTCAAGAATTTTCATTGTTTCTCCAAAACATTGTTTATGAGCCGGTTCACACGCTCTCGCCCGGCTTTAAGATCTTTTTCCAGCATGAGCCGCTGCATATATTGCCTGGTTTCAAAAGAGTCCGCAAGAGATTTGAAATTTTCAAAGATGGTTTCTCTGTCTACATTCGCACCCAGTCCAAGATGCAAAAAGCCGTTCGCCTCCGATGCGAAAAAGTGAGTCATCTCCCTTTCGTTTTGAGCCAGTACAATTGCCGGAGTTCCGACAGCTGCTATTTCGTAAAGAGTTCTTCCGGCAGATATGAACGCTATGTCGGCATTTTCCATAAAGTCCGAGATATTGTGGATGTTTTTGCGCACTTTGATCTTCTTGAACGGTTTCAGAGATTCGTACTCTTTGTAACCGAGACCCGTAACCACATTTATCTCTATATCATTGCTCTCACAATAGTCGTAAATTGCTTCAAGAACCTTTTTTGTAAAGTTGTTCGGATCTACTCCTCCGAAACTTATAAGTACATTGTCGACACCCTCTTTTACCGGTGAGCGGTTCGAGAGAATGAATTCGTCTCTAAGGAGAGTATACTTATGCCCGAAATAGTGGTTGGGCATGATGGTTTTCTCCGGGTATATAGCATTTATGACAAGATCGGCTTCAAGAGCTCCGGGACCGAGATCTTCGAAATTTATGGTAACTATTCCCTCTTTTCTCAATGAAAGCATGTACTCTCTGTCCGTATCCAGTCTGTCGTTTATTACTACATCCGGTTCCAGTTTTAGAATATCTTCGACAATATCGCTGCTGTTCTGCTTGAAGACAGGGTAATTCTTCTCCATGATCTTTTCATATGCAAGATCGCTTTTGTCATCTACCAGAAAAAGCAACTCATGGTTCAAAATATCGTTGGCTACAATCAGTGTGTTGTAAACATGGCCCAGCCCGATTTCCGGATAGCCAGAAACGACGAAAAGTATGCGTTTTCTTTTAAGGTAGTACGAACATAGGTTCCAATCTTCATATGTGTCTATGTCGATCGCTTCCGGTCCCTCAAGTATGAACAGATCTACATTCTCTCCGATGCGG
It encodes the following:
- a CDS encoding N-acetylneuraminate synthase, translated to MKILELFENHDYCDFKIKRPYIIAEAGVNHEGSMNLAKRLVDEAKEGGADAIKFQSYKAKTLASKDSPAYWDTTKEPTKSQYELFKKHDSFWKNEFEELKKYCDSADIEFMSTPFDIESADFLNDLMDVYKISSSDITNKPFIQHICKFNKPVILSTGASSLHEIAEAKEWITDLGNPLALLHCVLNYPTPDENANLGMVKGLYNYFGNKCIIGYSDHTLPKDMSTLQTATLLGAVILEKHFTFDKTLPGNDHYHAMDKEDLKLFNEKLEHIFKLLGSFEIKALKDEEPARRNARRSLVAKRDIKKGDVITEDDLTFKRPAHGVSPKYIDEIVGKKAAQDISEDTVLQWSHFS
- a CDS encoding N-acetylneuraminate cytidylyltransferase, which gives rise to MENNILLVIPARGGSKGIPRKNLRTLVGKPLITYAITTAKASKFDIDIVVTSDDDEILNIAQKMGAGIHQRSKAASTDQATLDPVIYEAWQDSKQKYDKEYGIIVTMQPTSPLLRTRTLDEAIEKMLKNRNIDTVISAIDDTHLSWRRENDRFVPNYKERLNRQYLTPTFKETGGFLITRASVVTPRNRIGENVDLFILEGPEAIDIDTYEDWNLCSYYLKRKRILFVVSGYPEIGLGHVYNTLIVANDILNHELLFLVDDKSDLAYEKIMEKNYPVFKQNSSDIVEDILKLEPDVVINDRLDTDREYMLSLRKEGIVTINFEDLGPGALEADLVINAIYPEKTIMPNHYFGHKYTLLRDEFILSNRSPVKEGVDNVLISFGGVDPNNFTKKVLEAIYDYCESNDIEINVVTGLGYKEYESLKPFKKIKVRKNIHNISDFMENADIAFISAGRTLYEIAAVGTPAIVLAQNEREMTHFFASEANGFLHLGLGANVDRETIFENFKSLADSFETRQYMQRLMLEKDLKAGRERVNRLINNVLEKQ